A genomic region of Mesorhizobium sp. NZP2077 contains the following coding sequences:
- a CDS encoding ABC transporter substrate-binding protein: protein MISRRTVLGLMAATFLPGTVRAGDLEPEFLQPRLKARALPVLTERLPKSPRALNLAAMGRQPGQYGGTLRTIIGSQKDIRMMTIYGYARLVGYDEKLNLQPDILESFDVANDRVFTFKIREGHKWSDGSLLTPEDFRYCWEDVWLNDELSQGGVAPALLADGKPPRFEIVDPLTVRYSWDAPNPDFLPKLAAASPLPLVLPAAYLKQFHKKYQDPFRLAGLMKEYRAKKWTLLHIRMSRQYRPENPELPTLDPWQNRTKPPAEQFVFERNPFFHRVDENGRQLPYVDRIVMNVSSSAIISAKTGAGESDLQCMGIDFDDYSFLKDAEKRYPVKMHLWKRTQGSRLALLPNLNCADQVWRALFRDVRVRRALSLAVDRREINMAVFYGLAQESADTVLPESPLYRPEFAKAWVAHDPDKANALLDEVGLQTRDGDGLRILSDGRPAQVIVETAGESTLETDALELITDHWRKIGIALFIRTSQRDIFRSRALGGEIMMSMWSGIDNGVPTADMNPYQLAPTIDDQLQWPLWGAHYLSHGTMGEAPDLPEVVELMALLKRWNASTEAAERAEIWNSMLSIYTDQVFSIGTVNATYQPVLVSSRLRNLPDKALFGYDPTAYFGVYMPDTFWLGET, encoded by the coding sequence TTGATCAGCCGCCGCACCGTCCTTGGGCTCATGGCTGCGACATTTCTGCCGGGTACGGTGCGCGCTGGCGATCTGGAGCCGGAATTTCTTCAGCCTCGGTTGAAGGCCAGGGCGCTGCCGGTACTCACTGAGCGCCTGCCCAAGAGCCCGCGCGCGTTGAATCTCGCTGCGATGGGCCGGCAGCCCGGCCAGTATGGCGGCACGCTGCGCACGATCATCGGCAGCCAGAAAGATATCCGGATGATGACCATCTACGGGTATGCTCGGCTGGTCGGCTATGACGAAAAGCTCAACTTGCAACCCGACATTCTCGAAAGTTTCGATGTAGCGAATGATCGCGTCTTCACTTTCAAGATACGGGAAGGGCATAAATGGTCCGACGGTAGCCTGCTGACGCCGGAGGATTTTCGCTATTGTTGGGAAGATGTCTGGCTCAACGATGAGCTTTCGCAAGGCGGGGTCGCCCCGGCCCTGCTGGCGGACGGCAAGCCGCCTCGCTTCGAGATCGTCGATCCGCTGACGGTCCGCTATAGTTGGGATGCGCCCAATCCCGACTTCCTGCCAAAGCTCGCCGCTGCTTCGCCGCTACCGCTTGTTCTGCCGGCCGCCTATCTCAAGCAGTTCCACAAGAAATACCAGGATCCATTCCGGCTCGCCGGCCTGATGAAGGAGTACCGGGCCAAGAAATGGACGCTCTTGCATATCCGCATGTCGCGGCAGTATCGCCCGGAGAACCCGGAGCTGCCGACGCTGGATCCCTGGCAGAACCGGACCAAGCCGCCAGCTGAGCAGTTCGTCTTCGAGCGCAACCCATTCTTTCATCGAGTAGACGAAAATGGCCGGCAACTGCCCTATGTTGACCGGATTGTCATGAATGTCAGCTCGTCGGCGATCATTTCCGCCAAGACCGGTGCGGGCGAGAGCGACCTGCAATGCATGGGAATTGACTTCGACGATTACTCCTTCCTGAAGGACGCGGAAAAGCGCTACCCAGTGAAGATGCATCTGTGGAAACGCACACAGGGCTCGCGGCTGGCGCTGCTGCCCAATCTGAATTGCGCCGACCAGGTGTGGCGTGCGCTTTTTCGTGACGTGCGCGTGCGCCGGGCACTTTCGCTCGCTGTGGACAGGCGCGAGATCAACATGGCCGTGTTCTACGGATTGGCGCAGGAAAGTGCCGATACGGTCCTGCCTGAGAGCCCGCTCTACCGGCCGGAATTCGCGAAAGCCTGGGTCGCCCATGATCCCGACAAGGCCAATGCGCTGCTCGACGAAGTCGGGCTTCAGACGCGTGACGGTGACGGCTTGCGGATACTTTCGGACGGACGCCCGGCGCAGGTCATCGTGGAAACGGCCGGCGAAAGCACCCTGGAAACCGACGCGCTCGAACTCATCACCGATCACTGGCGCAAGATCGGCATTGCCCTGTTCATCCGGACGTCGCAGCGAGACATCTTCCGCAGCCGCGCGCTTGGCGGCGAGATCATGATGTCGATGTGGTCTGGCATCGACAACGGCGTGCCGACCGCCGACATGAACCCCTACCAGTTGGCCCCCACTATCGACGACCAGCTGCAATGGCCGCTCTGGGGGGCTCACTATTTGTCTCATGGCACGATGGGGGAGGCTCCCGATCTCCCTGAAGTGGTCGAGTTGATGGCTTTGCTCAAGCGCTGGAACGCGTCGACCGAAGCCGCGGAGCGCGCCGAAATCTGGAATTCAATGCTATCGATCTACACCGATCAGGTGTTTTCGATTGGCACGGTGAACGCAACGTATCAGCCGGTTCTGGTGTCCTCGCGGCTGCGCAACCTGCCTGACAAGGCGCTCTTCGGCTACGACCCGACTGCCTATTTCGGTGTCTACATGCCGGATACATTTTGGCTTGGAGAGACCTGA
- a CDS encoding DUF3095 domain-containing protein produces MCYLILMETADASDPFVASLPVFAKFESVANIDNYRPLPDGWALATADIVGSTKAIEAGRYKTVNMAGASVISALLNALGRQDLPFVFGGDGALVAVPGSALDVTRNALAAVQRWVADELDLTLRAAIVPIKDIRAQGLDVRVARFQASEAVFYAMFAGGGGSWAEAEMKAGRYRVDPAPAGARPDLTGLSCRWNPIEARHGEIVSIIAIPGASRDLRGFQFLASDIIALAGRQERDGHPVPVNGPGYSLMPAGLDVEARATAPPGRRWLAKLWVMFLMTLTAVADRFGWTIGRFDPKVYKREVASNSDFRKFDDGLKMTIDVDADVLQRIESRLKQAEEAGICSYGLHRQKSALMTCLVASPLQRDHVHFVDGAAGGYAMAAASLKAKAPV; encoded by the coding sequence ATGTGCTATCTGATACTCATGGAAACAGCTGACGCGTCCGACCCGTTTGTCGCTTCTTTGCCGGTCTTCGCAAAGTTCGAAAGCGTTGCCAATATCGATAACTATCGGCCTCTCCCCGATGGATGGGCGCTGGCCACCGCCGACATCGTCGGCTCGACCAAGGCGATCGAGGCTGGGCGCTATAAAACCGTCAATATGGCCGGTGCCAGCGTCATCTCGGCGCTGCTCAATGCGCTGGGCCGGCAAGATCTTCCCTTCGTCTTCGGCGGCGACGGCGCGCTCGTGGCGGTTCCCGGCTCGGCGCTGGATGTCACCCGCAACGCGCTGGCGGCTGTCCAGAGATGGGTAGCGGACGAACTGGACCTGACCTTGCGTGCCGCAATCGTGCCTATAAAGGATATAAGAGCACAAGGCCTCGACGTTCGCGTGGCGAGGTTCCAGGCCTCCGAAGCGGTCTTCTATGCCATGTTCGCCGGCGGTGGCGGTAGTTGGGCGGAAGCCGAGATGAAAGCGGGGCGCTACCGCGTCGATCCCGCGCCGGCAGGCGCGCGGCCGGATCTGACCGGCCTCTCCTGCCGCTGGAACCCTATAGAAGCCCGGCATGGCGAAATCGTCTCGATCATAGCCATACCGGGGGCGTCGCGCGACTTGCGCGGTTTTCAGTTTCTGGCTTCCGACATTATCGCCCTTGCCGGCAGGCAGGAGCGCGATGGCCACCCGGTGCCGGTGAACGGGCCAGGCTATAGTCTGATGCCCGCTGGCCTCGATGTCGAGGCGCGGGCCACGGCGCCGCCGGGGCGTCGGTGGCTGGCGAAGCTGTGGGTGATGTTCCTGATGACGCTTACGGCGGTCGCCGATAGATTTGGCTGGACCATCGGTCGTTTCGATCCGAAGGTCTACAAACGCGAGGTGGCCAGCAATTCGGATTTCCGGAAGTTCGACGACGGCTTGAAGATGACCATCGACGTTGACGCGGATGTGTTGCAACGGATCGAGAGCCGGCTGAAACAGGCGGAAGAGGCGGGCATCTGCAGCTACGGCCTGCACCGCCAGAAATCGGCCTTGATGACATGCCTCGTCGCCTCGCCGCTGCAGCGCGATCACGTTCATTTCGTCGATGGTGCCGCCGGCGGCTATGCGATGGCTGCCGCAAGCCTGAAGGCGAAGGCGCCGGTTTGA
- a CDS encoding ABC transporter ATP-binding protein → MNAGVDLLRIEDVGISFAIIGGPLHAVRRANLRVLPGKVTALVGESGSGKSVLSQAVMGILPKTAHVRGRILFSDPEKPGTTQDILQMPRDGPEIRALRGSRIGKIFQEPMTSLSPLHTIGNQVSESLQIHTPMARAERKAHTEEMLSLVGFPNPKRAYDMYPFELSGGLRQRAMIAMALICRPALLIADEPTTALDVTIQAQILQLLRGLQTKLNMAMLLITHDLGVVANVADEVVVMYHGEIMEAGPVEAIFRRPGHPYLKGLMAAVPHFDLKPGERLKALREVPVNVENLLGKQTAPASKGPDDILLSVRDLTKTFTIRKSGWFGGDHQTPVRAVDGVSFDIRRGECLGLVGESGSGKTTVSKILMRAVTPSGGSVTFNGRDGPINVLEAEGSALRMLRTKIQMVFQDPVSSLSPRMTVENILSEPLEIHGRGNAASRLATVKSLMQAIGLDPRFIKRYPHSFSGGQRQRIGIARALALGPELLICDEPVSALDVSVQAQILNLLKDLQKELGLTYLFISHNLAVVDYMADRIAVMCGGRIVELAPREILLRRPVHPYTRSLVAAVPFPDLDRPMDFKTLKLSGTSDTSAWGPQFRDEGNEDMLSPLDLGGGHLVLARRSADVGDLRH, encoded by the coding sequence ATGAATGCAGGCGTTGATTTGCTGCGGATCGAGGATGTTGGCATCTCTTTTGCCATTATCGGGGGGCCGTTGCACGCCGTCAGGCGTGCAAATCTTCGCGTGCTGCCCGGCAAGGTTACCGCGCTTGTGGGCGAGTCCGGTTCCGGCAAATCGGTTCTCAGCCAAGCCGTGATGGGCATTTTGCCGAAGACAGCTCATGTTCGCGGCCGTATCCTGTTTTCCGATCCTGAAAAGCCCGGCACGACCCAGGATATCCTGCAGATGCCACGTGACGGACCTGAAATCCGGGCGTTGAGAGGCAGCCGCATCGGCAAGATCTTTCAGGAGCCGATGACATCGCTGTCGCCGCTGCACACGATCGGCAACCAGGTCAGCGAATCCCTGCAGATTCATACGCCCATGGCTCGGGCAGAGCGCAAGGCACACACCGAGGAAATGCTCAGCCTTGTCGGCTTTCCCAATCCCAAGCGCGCCTACGACATGTATCCGTTTGAACTTTCGGGAGGATTGCGTCAGCGCGCCATGATCGCCATGGCGCTTATCTGCCGGCCCGCTTTGTTGATCGCCGACGAGCCGACGACGGCGTTGGACGTCACCATCCAGGCGCAAATCCTGCAATTGCTGCGCGGGCTTCAGACCAAGCTGAACATGGCTATGCTACTGATCACGCACGACCTCGGCGTTGTCGCCAATGTCGCCGACGAGGTGGTGGTCATGTACCATGGCGAGATCATGGAAGCGGGACCTGTGGAGGCGATATTCCGCCGGCCAGGCCACCCTTACCTGAAGGGCCTGATGGCAGCCGTTCCGCATTTCGACCTGAAGCCTGGTGAAAGGCTGAAGGCGCTCCGCGAGGTGCCCGTGAATGTCGAGAACCTGCTCGGCAAGCAAACGGCGCCGGCATCGAAGGGGCCGGACGACATACTGCTGTCGGTCAGGGACCTGACAAAGACCTTCACCATCCGCAAGTCCGGGTGGTTCGGCGGAGATCATCAAACCCCTGTTCGCGCCGTGGACGGCGTGAGCTTCGATATCCGGCGGGGTGAGTGCCTGGGTCTGGTCGGCGAAAGCGGCTCCGGCAAAACCACCGTCAGCAAGATCCTGATGCGGGCTGTCACCCCTAGCGGCGGTTCTGTGACCTTCAACGGCCGCGATGGACCGATCAACGTCTTGGAGGCCGAGGGAAGCGCCTTGCGCATGCTGCGCACGAAAATCCAGATGGTCTTCCAGGATCCGGTTTCGTCGCTTTCACCTCGCATGACGGTGGAAAACATCTTGAGCGAGCCGTTGGAAATCCATGGACGTGGCAATGCCGCGTCCCGACTCGCCACGGTCAAGAGCCTGATGCAGGCAATCGGGCTCGATCCGCGCTTCATCAAGCGTTATCCGCACAGTTTCTCCGGCGGGCAGCGTCAGCGCATCGGCATCGCGCGCGCGCTGGCATTAGGGCCTGAACTGCTGATCTGCGACGAGCCGGTTTCGGCGCTCGATGTCTCCGTCCAGGCGCAGATCCTGAACCTTCTGAAAGACCTGCAGAAGGAACTGGGCCTGACCTACCTGTTCATATCCCACAATTTGGCGGTGGTGGACTACATGGCGGATCGCATCGCGGTGATGTGCGGCGGGCGTATCGTCGAGCTCGCGCCGCGCGAAATTCTGCTTAGGAGACCGGTCCACCCCTACACGCGCTCACTGGTCGCCGCAGTACCTTTCCCAGATCTCGACAGGCCGATGGATTTCAAGACGCTGAAGCTCAGCGGCACTTCCGACACTAGCGCATGGGGACCGCAATTCCGCGACGAGGGCAACGAGGATATGCTGTCGCCGCTCGACCTTGGCGGCGGCCACCTCGTGCTGGCCCGACGTTCGGCCGATGTTGGAGACCTACGCCATTGA
- a CDS encoding ABC transporter permease, translating into MSTPSPLPAPGAPLQHYISTAPFDLQSVEAMTPEQSKVYQASQLRLMWWKFRKHRLAVVSGIFLAALYFGILICEFLAPYNLHTRNMDYIYSPPQRVHLFHNGQLVGPFVYGRQMTLDMDTLKRNYVEKQDDVQRIRFFCKGDSYRFWGLIEGDRHLVCPAENGQLFLAGTDRLGRDVLSRIIYGARISLTIGLVGISFSFLLGIVIGGLAGYHGGIFDLIVQRIIEILQSIPSIPLWLALAAIMPITWSPILIYFGITVILGLIHWTGLARAVRSKLLALREEDYVLAAQLMGASSSRIIGRHLIPGFMSHLIATATISIPGMILGETALSFLGLGLRAPTTSWGILLTEARSVSVIAFYPWLLLPMLPVILVIMAFNFLGDGLRDAADPYK; encoded by the coding sequence ATGAGCACGCCTTCGCCGCTGCCCGCTCCGGGTGCTCCACTGCAACACTACATTTCCACCGCGCCCTTTGACCTTCAGTCAGTCGAGGCGATGACGCCGGAGCAATCGAAGGTCTATCAGGCGTCGCAACTGCGGCTGATGTGGTGGAAATTCCGAAAGCACCGGCTTGCCGTCGTATCCGGCATATTCCTGGCAGCGCTTTATTTCGGGATACTGATCTGCGAGTTCCTGGCGCCCTACAACCTGCACACGCGCAACATGGACTACATCTATTCGCCGCCGCAGCGTGTGCACCTGTTCCACAACGGCCAGCTTGTCGGGCCGTTCGTCTATGGCCGCCAGATGACGCTGGATATGGACACACTCAAGCGGAACTACGTCGAGAAACAGGATGATGTTCAGCGAATCCGTTTCTTCTGCAAGGGCGACAGTTACCGGTTCTGGGGACTGATCGAAGGTGACAGGCATCTTGTCTGCCCTGCCGAAAACGGGCAGCTTTTTCTGGCCGGCACTGACAGGCTGGGGCGCGATGTGCTCTCGCGCATCATCTATGGAGCACGCATCTCACTGACAATCGGCCTCGTCGGCATCAGTTTCAGCTTCCTGCTCGGCATCGTCATCGGCGGACTGGCGGGCTATCACGGCGGTATCTTCGACCTGATCGTTCAACGGATAATCGAAATTCTGCAATCGATCCCCAGCATTCCGCTGTGGCTGGCTCTGGCGGCGATCATGCCGATAACCTGGAGCCCGATCCTGATCTATTTCGGCATCACCGTCATTCTCGGGCTGATCCACTGGACCGGACTGGCGCGGGCCGTGCGTTCAAAGCTTCTGGCCTTGCGCGAGGAGGATTACGTTTTGGCCGCGCAATTGATGGGCGCCAGCAGCAGCCGCATCATCGGGCGTCACCTCATTCCCGGCTTCATGTCGCATCTGATCGCTACCGCGACGATCTCCATCCCCGGCATGATCCTGGGCGAGACGGCGCTGAGCTTCCTCGGGCTCGGCCTGAGGGCGCCGACAACCAGCTGGGGCATCCTGCTCACCGAGGCACGCAGCGTCAGCGTGATCGCGTTCTATCCATGGCTGCTTTTGCCGATGCTCCCGGTCATTCTCGTCATCATGGCGTTCAACTTCCTCGGAGACGGCTTGCGGGACGCCGCTGACCCCTACAAGTGA
- a CDS encoding ABC transporter permease produces the protein MLRYIVWRIAVMVPTLLVISALVFTIIELPPGDYFDSYVAELRAQGEAVDSDRIQMMRKEYGFDQPPVIRYFYWVGGMLHGDFGYSFEYELPVRDVVGDRMWLTVLVSFVTIIFTWLIAFPIGMYSATHQYSWGDYGLTFLGLLGLAIPNFMLALILMYFANIWFGTSIGHLMDQQYLGEPMSWDKAKSILAHLWIPVLIIGTGGTASMIRRLRANLLDELHKQYVVTARAKGLHPFKALVKYPLRMALNFFISDIGSILPAIISGAEITAIVLSLETTGPMLIRALQSQDMYLAGSFLMFLAFLTVIGVLISDLALALLDPRIRLQGGSTK, from the coding sequence GTGCTTCGATACATTGTCTGGCGCATCGCCGTGATGGTTCCAACGCTGCTGGTGATATCGGCGCTGGTGTTCACGATCATTGAACTTCCACCTGGCGACTATTTCGACAGCTATGTTGCCGAGCTTCGAGCCCAGGGCGAAGCGGTGGATTCCGACCGCATCCAGATGATGCGCAAGGAATATGGTTTCGACCAGCCGCCGGTCATTCGCTACTTCTACTGGGTCGGCGGGATGCTGCACGGCGATTTCGGCTATTCCTTCGAGTATGAGCTGCCGGTTCGCGACGTCGTCGGCGACCGAATGTGGCTGACCGTGCTGGTTTCCTTCGTTACGATCATCTTCACCTGGCTCATCGCCTTTCCGATCGGCATGTACTCCGCCACGCACCAATACAGCTGGGGCGACTACGGCTTGACGTTCTTGGGCCTTCTCGGCCTTGCCATTCCGAACTTCATGCTGGCCCTGATCCTGATGTATTTCGCCAACATCTGGTTCGGCACGTCCATCGGCCATCTCATGGACCAGCAATATCTCGGCGAGCCTATGAGCTGGGACAAGGCGAAGTCGATCCTCGCCCATCTCTGGATCCCGGTCTTGATCATCGGCACCGGGGGCACGGCAAGCATGATCCGGCGGCTGCGCGCCAATCTGCTCGACGAGTTGCACAAGCAGTACGTCGTGACCGCGCGCGCCAAAGGCCTTCATCCCTTCAAGGCGCTGGTCAAATATCCGCTGCGCATGGCGCTCAATTTCTTCATCTCCGACATCGGCTCTATCCTGCCGGCCATCATCTCCGGCGCCGAAATCACCGCAATCGTGCTGTCTTTGGAAACGACCGGGCCGATGCTGATCAGGGCGCTGCAAAGCCAGGACATGTATCTGGCGGGGTCGTTCCTGATGTTCCTTGCCTTCCTGACGGTCATCGGTGTGCTGATTTCCGACCTGGCGCTGGCGCTGCTTGATCCACGAATTCGTTTGCAGGGCGGCAGCACCAAATGA
- a CDS encoding nucleotide sugar dehydrogenase → MDTSRSIYDRLLNRISTRAAQVGVIGLGYVGLPLAVAIARAGFPVSGFDIEARKVESLNNGQSYIEAVTSTALAGQVASGRFRATADFAELAVCDVIIICVPTPLTKHREPDLSFVTNTAGTIAKHLRLGQLIVLESTTYPGTTDDVIKPILEATGLQSKIDFFLGFSPEREDPGNRSFEVATIPKVVAGDGTEAATLVQAFYQGVVKTVVPVSTTATAEAVKLTENIFRSVNIALVNELKVVFGAMGIDIWEVIEAAKSKPFGYMPFYPGPGLGGHCVPIDPFYLTWKAREYELPTRFIELAAEINTAMPRRVVDELAKALDRRCGKALSRSRILIIGLAYKKNVPDIRESPSLRLIELIEEGGGKAEFHDPHVTEIPTTREHMSIKGRRSVELTEAALKDFDAVVVATDHDAIDYQTIADHALLIVDTRNVFGRLGLARETVVKA, encoded by the coding sequence TTGGACACCTCACGATCGATATATGACCGTCTTCTGAACCGGATTTCGACGCGCGCCGCGCAGGTCGGCGTGATCGGACTGGGCTATGTCGGGTTGCCGCTGGCGGTTGCGATCGCACGCGCCGGGTTCCCGGTTTCCGGCTTCGACATCGAAGCCCGGAAGGTAGAGAGCCTGAACAACGGGCAATCCTACATCGAGGCGGTGACGTCGACAGCCCTTGCCGGCCAGGTGGCAAGCGGACGGTTCCGCGCCACTGCGGATTTTGCCGAACTGGCCGTCTGCGACGTCATCATCATCTGTGTTCCGACACCGCTGACGAAACACCGTGAGCCGGATCTCTCTTTTGTCACGAACACGGCTGGCACCATCGCAAAACATCTACGTCTCGGCCAGCTCATCGTGCTGGAATCGACCACCTATCCCGGCACCACCGACGACGTGATCAAGCCCATACTGGAAGCAACCGGCTTGCAGTCGAAGATCGACTTCTTCCTCGGCTTCTCGCCCGAACGCGAGGATCCCGGCAACCGTAGCTTTGAAGTCGCGACGATCCCCAAGGTCGTGGCAGGCGACGGCACTGAAGCGGCGACGCTCGTGCAGGCTTTCTACCAGGGCGTGGTCAAGACCGTCGTTCCGGTTTCAACCACGGCGACCGCCGAGGCGGTCAAGCTGACGGAAAACATCTTCCGCTCGGTCAACATAGCCCTCGTCAACGAGTTGAAGGTCGTGTTCGGCGCGATGGGAATCGACATCTGGGAGGTGATCGAGGCGGCAAAGAGCAAGCCCTTCGGCTACATGCCTTTCTATCCTGGCCCCGGACTTGGCGGGCACTGCGTTCCGATCGATCCCTTCTATCTGACGTGGAAGGCGCGTGAGTACGAACTGCCGACCCGCTTCATCGAGCTGGCGGCGGAGATCAACACGGCCATGCCGCGTCGTGTGGTCGATGAACTGGCGAAGGCGCTGGACCGGCGCTGCGGCAAGGCGCTCAGCCGCTCGCGCATTCTCATAATCGGGCTCGCCTATAAGAAGAATGTGCCCGACATCCGCGAAAGTCCCTCATTGCGGCTTATCGAACTCATCGAGGAAGGGGGCGGCAAGGCGGAATTCCACGATCCGCATGTCACCGAGATCCCCACCACACGCGAGCATATGTCGATCAAAGGGCGTCGCTCTGTCGAATTGACCGAGGCGGCCTTGAAGGATTTCGATGCTGTCGTCGTTGCAACCGACCACGACGCGATCGACTATCAGACGATCGCTGATCACGCCCTTCTGATCGTCGACACGCGCAATGTTTTTGGCCGCCTCGGGCTGGCCCGAGAGACGGTGGTGAAGGCCTGA
- a CDS encoding adenylate/guanylate cyclase domain-containing protein codes for MSTAKAEISSILMDKVADWLNQSALAGSDLETLVKGFCERLAAAGLPLKRVHLSFSMLHPLYDALGFTWFRGQGIEVEGFRAEPGGPSDRFLTSPYYHLLSNKLDHLRRRLDPSVRSEFPVFDDLSRMGVTDYMAFVHPFNGDTSQGMMGSWSTDSATGFSDSMISALLRIQSHLAIATKMAVLTKLADNMMTTYLGGDAGRRVLDGQIKRGEGDTIRAALVMGDMRGSSRLAETSGREIYIDTLNQFFDAVAAPFNRKGGQIMSFIGDGFIAVYPCERHRSQSEIACQAALAAANKATSRMMDLNLRRKEQGLGDIQFGIGLHVGNVMFGNVGLTDRLTFSVFGSAVNEVQRLQTLTKKYPHSVLASEDFASYCGANNWLTLGKEELRGIKQKLTVLAPDLSGALALDEDGALEPAHDRRSDAEQVMLLHRDAARISAGGPRKLQ; via the coding sequence ATGAGCACAGCGAAAGCAGAAATTTCCAGCATTCTCATGGATAAGGTTGCCGATTGGCTGAACCAATCCGCGCTGGCGGGCAGCGACCTGGAAACATTGGTAAAGGGCTTCTGCGAACGGCTGGCTGCTGCCGGCCTGCCGCTGAAGCGAGTGCATTTGAGCTTTTCGATGCTGCATCCGCTTTACGACGCGCTTGGCTTCACCTGGTTTCGTGGCCAGGGCATAGAAGTGGAAGGCTTCCGCGCCGAGCCTGGCGGACCGTCCGACAGATTCCTGACCAGCCCATACTACCATCTGCTCAGCAACAAGCTCGACCATCTGCGGCGCCGGCTTGACCCGTCGGTGCGGTCAGAGTTTCCTGTTTTCGATGACCTCAGTCGTATGGGCGTGACCGATTACATGGCTTTCGTCCATCCCTTCAACGGCGATACCAGTCAGGGCATGATGGGGTCCTGGTCCACCGACAGTGCTACAGGCTTCAGCGACAGCATGATTTCGGCGCTGCTGCGCATCCAGAGCCATCTCGCTATCGCAACCAAGATGGCGGTGCTCACCAAGCTCGCCGACAACATGATGACCACTTATCTCGGCGGCGACGCCGGCAGGCGCGTGCTGGACGGCCAGATCAAGCGCGGCGAGGGCGATACAATCCGGGCCGCGCTGGTCATGGGCGATATGCGCGGATCGTCAAGGCTAGCCGAAACCTCCGGCCGCGAAATCTATATCGATACGCTGAACCAGTTTTTCGACGCCGTTGCCGCACCTTTCAATCGCAAAGGCGGGCAGATCATGAGTTTCATAGGGGACGGCTTCATTGCCGTCTATCCTTGCGAAAGGCACCGCTCGCAGTCCGAAATCGCCTGCCAGGCTGCTCTTGCGGCCGCGAACAAGGCCACCTCGCGCATGATGGATCTCAATCTGCGCAGAAAGGAGCAGGGGCTGGGCGACATACAATTTGGTATCGGCCTGCACGTCGGTAATGTGATGTTCGGCAATGTCGGGCTTACCGACCGGCTCACATTCTCTGTCTTCGGCTCGGCTGTAAACGAGGTCCAGCGCCTCCAGACCCTGACCAAGAAATATCCGCACAGCGTTCTCGCCAGCGAAGACTTCGCCAGTTACTGCGGCGCCAACAACTGGCTGACGCTCGGCAAGGAGGAACTGCGGGGCATCAAGCAGAAGCTGACGGTGCTTGCACCCGATCTGTCGGGTGCTCTCGCACTTGATGAAGACGGCGCGCTGGAGCCGGCTCACGACCGAAGATCGGACGCCGAGCAGGTCATGCTGCTTCATCGCGACGCCGCGCGGATATCGGCGGGCGGCCCGAGGAAGCTCCAGTAA